The window CCCGGCGGCGCACGCAGGACAGGGCAGGACAGGGGCCGCGGCGGTACACGGGCGCGGCGGGCGGTCCCGGGTTGCCGGGGCCGGCGAGGAGGGGGCGGTGCGGGTGGTCAGTGGGGTCGACCTTGTGGTGATCGGGGCGGACGGCGGGCCGGACCGCGGCTTCGGCGGTTCGGCGCTCGCGGCGGACGGCGCCCGGCTGCTCGCCGACGTGCTGCCCGGGATGTGCTTCGACGCCGGATCGGCGGGCTGCCGGGTGGCCGTGGTGGAGCCGGGCGCGGACGCCAACACCATGCTCACGACGGTGCGGGAGGCGGCCGCGCGGCCGGGCCGGTGGCTGCTGGTCTGCCTGGTCGGCCAGTTGGTGGCGGATCCGCGTGGGCGGCGGCTGGCCCTGGTCACCGGCGGCAGCACCGCCGACAACGCGTACCGGCGCGGGCTCGCCTGGGACTGGGTGGTCAGCGCGATGGTCCACGGCGACCAGGAGGAGGCGCTGCTGCTGGTCGACGCCGTCGTGGACCGGGACACCTGGTCGGCCCTCGAACGCGGTGGCGGCGAGGACGGCGTCGGCGAGCTGCTCAGCTACTCGCGGGTTCCGCTCTGGGGCCGGATCGGCCGCTACACCCCCGGCAGACGCGGGCGGGACGCCGTACTGCCGGGCGGCGAGGGGTCGTTCAGCCGGGCCCTGACCGGGGTGCTCCGGCAGGGGCTCCCCGGCGCACCGGCCGCCGTCGCCCCGCTCGACCTCCAGCCGGCCGTCGCCGGTCTGCTCGACGGCGGTGATCCGGCCGGTGCGCCGGGCGCGCGCCTGCTCGTACCGCCGCCGGGCGGGCGCCTCCTGATGCGCAATCGGGCCGCGGTGCGGGGCGCATTGGCCGGATTGTCGCTTTCCGAAGAACTGTTGGCCGTCCTGTGGCGTGAAAGTGCCCCGACGGATCCACCTTCCACGTAAGGTCAGGTGGCCCGGGGTGTTGCCGTGAAGGGGTGGCTTGGCGAAGAATCGATGCTCTCGCGGCAACACCGGCGGGGCAGCGGAATTCTTCTGGCGACCACAGACCACGGACGGGGTCGGTCGCGACGAGGTGGGGCGATGCGGCGGCGCGGAAATGTATTGCGCCCTGGGGCGGTTGGGGTCGCTGGGCTGGTTTTGGCGATGCTTCTGACCGCCTGTGGGAGTGGTGGTGGCGCCGGTTCCGTCGATCGTCTCGGGACGGCTGCGCCCAGTGTTGCGGGAGTGAACCCGGTAACTCCTTCGGGTGGTTCGGCAAACGTCGGGATCGCGCCGACCGAAGGGCCCGAAGGCGCGGCGGGGCGCCTGGCGCTGAGCACCTATCAGGACTGGTGGCAGACCCAGGCGGCGGACTTCGCCCGGGCCGATTCGGACGGCTCCCAGTTGGAGACGTACTCGTCCGGGAAGGCACTGGCCGACGCCCTCGTCAATCTCCGTCAGCTCCATGACGCCAAACTGGTGATGATCGGCGCCCCGCGGAATTCACCCGTGGTGAAGAGCGTCGATCTGAAGGCGGACCCGCAGGCCGCCGTCATCGAGGACTGCCTCGATGTGACCGACTGGCACCAGGCCGATGCGACCACCCGCGCGGTAAAGGATCCACCGCGGCGGCTCACCCGGTACATCGCGACCGTTTCCCTGCGACAGTTCCAGACGCGCTGGCTGATCTACGAGTTCAAGCGGGAGGTGGACCGAACATGCTGAAACCGGTACGGCGATTCGTGATCCGCACGCTGTTGGTCGCGGGATTGCTGTTATCCCCGGCCGCGCCTGCGATGGCGGACGAACCACCGATCGGCGGGGACGTCACGCACTGCGCCGTCAACGTCATCTGCGAGGGCGGCACCATCCCCGGCGGCACGCCCTCCCCGGGCGGCGGCGGGACGGGCGGCGGGAGCACCGGCGGCCCGCAGATCTGCCGCTGGAACGGCCAGGACTGGCCCTGCCACGACCCGGAGCTGGGCTGGTTCAGCGGCTCGACCGGCTGCTACTACCGCGAGGTCTCCCCGCAGCCGCCGGCCGGCTCCGAGGCCTGGGAGGGGCACCAGCCCTCCGAGGGCACGGTCTACGCGGTGACCTGCCGCTTCACCGACGGCGGCATCGGCGCGCCCGCGCCCAGGTTCTTCGCCCAGGCGCCCGCCGGGCCGCCGCCGCTCAATCCGGTGGCGGAGGCGCGCAGGATCATGGACACCATCGTCCTGCCGTTCCCCGAGCCGGGCGTGGCGCCCAAGGACACGGCCGTGGTCGGGGTGCCGGTCTGGCTCTGGCTGGAGAACGCCAAGGCGCCGGCGGCCAAGTCGGTGAGCGGCGGCGGGATCACGGTCACCGTCACCCCGCGGCTGGACTCGGTGGTCTGGGACCTCGGGGACGGCCGGAAGGAGACCTGTGACAAGCCGGGCGCCGCGGCCGGCACGCCCTACGAGGCCAAGTACGGCGCCGCCAAGTCGCCCACCTGCGGCCACGAGTTCACCACCGGCTCGGGCGGCAAGCCGCGCGGCACCTTCGTCGGGAGCATCCAGGCCAACTGGGTCGGCGTGGTGACCGTCACCGGCAGCACCCAGAAGGTCGATCCGATCAAGGTCCCGCTCACCTTCGCTCCGCTGGAGCTGCGGGTGGGCGAGGTGCAGGTCCTCAACTGACGCGGGTGCGGCGGGGGCGACCCCCGCCGCACCGGCGCGCACGCAGCAATGTCCGAACGACGTGGGAAGGCCGGAACCCGGTGGAGAACCGTACATTTGCGACGCCCGGGGCCAGTACGGCCGGGGCCGCGGCGGTGTCCGTGGCGGTGCCGGAGCAGGGGCGCGGGGCGCCGCACGCCCCCGGGCGGAACCTGCGGGCACGACGCCGGCGCCCGGCCGTGCTGGCGATGGCGGTGGCGCTGATAGCCGCCGGCGGGCTGGGCGGCGCGGTGCTCTACAACAGCACCGGCCAGCGGGTCGCCGTCCTGGCACTGGCCCGTGACGTGCCGTTCGGACAGGTGGTGACCGACGCGGACCTGGTGGTCGCGCGGATCGCGACCGATCCGGCGCTGAAACCGCTGGCGGCCGCGGAACGCGGCAAGGCGGTCGGGATGCGGGCCAGCACCGACCTCAGGCGCGGCGCGTTGCTGCTGACGGCGGACCTCGCGCAGGCCCTGACCGTCCAGCCGGGCCAGCTGCTGGTCGGCGTGTCGGCCAAGCGCACCCAGCTGCCGGCGGCCCGGCTGACCCCCGGCGTGTCGGTCGTCGTCGTCTACACGCCCGACAGCGGCCGGCCGGACTCGCTGTCCGCGCTCGTCGTCACGGTCGGCCGGGTGGACACCGACGGCAGCCAGGTGGTGGACGTGGCGGTGGCGGCGGCCGACGCGCCCCGGCTGGCCTCCTGGGTCGCCAGCGGGCGGATCCAGGTGGTGCTGGCGCCGCGCGGCGCGGCCGCGCCGTCCGGGGCGCCCTCGGGGGCGCCTTCGGGCACGGGCGCGCCGACGGCCTCCGCCGCGCCGTCCGGCTCCGCGACGCCCTCCGGGGCGGGTGGGGGCTGAGATGGCGGTGATCGCGGTGGTGGGCGGCCCGGGAGCTCCGGGCGCGACCACGACGGCCCTGGCGCTGCTGCTGGCCTGGCCGCTTCCGCCGGGGCGCCGGATCGTCCTGGTGGAGTGCGACCCGGACGGCGGAGCCGTGCTGGCCGGCGCCCTGGAGGGCCGGGTCGAGGCGGTCTACGGGCTGCGCAACCTGGCGGTCGCGGACCGGCGCGGCCTGCTCGCCCAGACGCTCTGGGAGCAGCTGATCGACCTCTCGCCCGAGGGCAACGCCGAACGGCTGCTGCTGCCCGGCCTGACCGACCCGACCCAGGCACCCGGGCTCGCCTACACCTGGGAGCCGCTGATGGAGGTGCTGCACGGGCTGGAACCGCAGGGCTACGACGTCATCCTGGACCTCGGGCGCTCCGGCGCCACCGGGACCAGCGCCGTGCTGGCCCGCCGGGCGGACGTGGTCGCGGTGACCGTGCGGACCACCCTGCGCGGGCTCAGCGCGGCCCGGCCACGGCTGTCCGCGCTCGCCGAGGACCTCACGGCCGCCGGCACCGGGGCCGACGCGCTCGGGCTGCTGCTGGTCACCGAGGGCCCCTACTCCGGCGCGGAGGTCTCGCGCGAGTACGGCCTTCCGGTGCTCGGACTGCTGCCGTACGCGGCCCGCACCGCGCGGGTGCTCTCGGACGGCGGGGACATCACCGACCGGCGGTTCATCCGCTCGGAGCTGATGCGGACCGCCCGGTCGGCGGCCGACGAAGTGCAGCGACTGGTGCGCCGCCGCAGGCAGCGGCTGGCGCCCTCGGCGGCGCCCGCCCAGGTCGGTCCGGCGCCCGTGCCGGACGGGGAGGGCGCGGCCCCCGGGTACCCGTCGGCGCCCCAGTCGTACGGGCCGGTGCCGCAGGCTCCGGTCATCACCACCGGGCCGGTGGCCCCGCTCGCCGGGCTGGCGCCGCAGCCGGCCGCGCCCGCGCCGTTCCCGGCGCACGTCCAGCCGCCGCGGCAGGGGCCGTCGCCGCGGTCCGACGCCCCGGGGGCCCACGGCGGGGCGGAGCAGTACGGCCAGCAGCAGTACGGCCAGCAGCAGTACGGCGGGGCGGAGCAGTACGGCCAGGCGCCCCACGGGCAGCCGCAGTTCGGCGCGGCCGAGCCGTACGGGCAGCAGCCGTACGGGCAGGCCTCGTACGGGCCCCAGTCGTCGCAGCAGCCACAGCCACAGCCTCAACCGCAGTCGCAGCCCCAACCACCGCAGCCCCAGCCGCCGTTGGCCCAGGGGCCGCAGCACCCGTCCGCCGGTCCGGAGTCCCACGTCAGCTACGGGGAGGTGCTCCGTGCGCGGTAGCCCCCTGCACCAGCGTCCGGCGGCCGACCCGGCCGCACTGCCCTGGACGGCTCCCCAGCCGGAGCCCCCGTCGGCGCCCCGGCCCGGCCACGTCACCCCCGGCCCGGTCGGGCCGGCCGCCGCGCCGTACCCGGACGGGTATCAGGCCGGTGCGACCCCGACCGCCGTGCCCGCCCCGCTGCCCGCGCTCGACCTGCGCGGCGCCGGCACCCGGTCGGCCGTCGACCCGCAGGTGGCGCGCGAGCTGAAGCGCCAGGTGGCGGCCGAACTGCACCAGCAGATCGCCCGGTTGACCGCGACCTCCGGCGTCGAGCCGGACCGCGCCACCCGCCGCCAGCGCGGGCGGGCCCTGATCGAGGAGGCGGTCGCCCGCTGGTCCGACGCCTACGCGCAGACCCACGGCATCCCGCCGACCCGCGAGCAGGACCGCTCGCTCGCCGAAGCCG of the Kitasatospora sp. NBC_01246 genome contains:
- a CDS encoding SAF domain-containing protein; the protein is MENRTFATPGASTAGAAAVSVAVPEQGRGAPHAPGRNLRARRRRPAVLAMAVALIAAGGLGGAVLYNSTGQRVAVLALARDVPFGQVVTDADLVVARIATDPALKPLAAAERGKAVGMRASTDLRRGALLLTADLAQALTVQPGQLLVGVSAKRTQLPAARLTPGVSVVVVYTPDSGRPDSLSALVVTVGRVDTDGSQVVDVAVAAADAPRLASWVASGRIQVVLAPRGAAAPSGAPSGAPSGTGAPTASAAPSGSATPSGAGGG